A single Thermaerobacter sp. FW80 DNA region contains:
- a CDS encoding helix-turn-helix transcriptional regulator, which translates to MIGDRIRARRRELGLTQEQLAAGLFDRSYISRIEANEVVPPLATLRLLAERLGKPVGFFLGEQDEFARRRVIHDYVQRGRRYTRQRRFGEAVRAFRMALELLEQDEDSPLLLSVQVDLAYALACLNQADEAGRCLFAALNLLARVPLDRCPPGTTFRLHYTRGKLAFQRDELAVAAEAFRLAASAASRPADRIRAHVALASTLFRQGHYREALAYYATGLPDRERPPRAAPPSGRGHAQGSRTEAAASATPGDARGSLVEPAAAPTPGNARSRSEPAPEPAGVPAAPGQAGAGGVPPARASAPAPVPVPVRHLPRTLIAACHHGVGVCYCALNQLDLAAYHLERAIQLYRGRDPARVLTATHDLGVVQARQGAWRLGRQRLRQCLARYRRIGRLDGVASVLVDLANLELAAGRHRRALVLARIARCRARQAQRPRLYLSAMAVEARALDALDPSAARALDGVVRDLRALG; encoded by the coding sequence GTGATCGGCGACCGCATCCGGGCCCGGCGCCGGGAACTGGGCCTGACCCAGGAGCAGCTGGCGGCCGGGCTCTTCGACCGCTCCTACATCAGCCGCATCGAGGCCAACGAGGTCGTCCCGCCCCTGGCGACGCTGCGCCTCCTGGCCGAGCGCCTCGGCAAACCCGTGGGCTTCTTCCTGGGCGAGCAGGACGAGTTCGCCCGCCGCCGCGTGATCCATGACTACGTCCAGCGGGGACGCCGCTACACCCGTCAGCGGCGTTTCGGGGAGGCGGTGCGGGCCTTCCGCATGGCCCTGGAACTGCTGGAGCAGGACGAGGACTCGCCCCTCCTGCTCTCGGTCCAGGTCGACCTGGCCTACGCCCTGGCCTGTCTCAACCAGGCGGACGAGGCCGGCCGGTGCCTTTTCGCCGCCCTCAACCTCCTGGCCCGCGTCCCCCTGGATCGCTGCCCGCCGGGGACCACCTTCCGCCTCCACTACACCCGCGGCAAGCTGGCCTTCCAGCGGGACGAACTGGCCGTCGCGGCGGAGGCGTTCCGCCTGGCCGCGTCGGCCGCGAGCCGCCCCGCCGACCGCATCCGGGCCCACGTCGCCCTGGCCAGCACCCTGTTCCGCCAGGGGCACTACCGGGAGGCCCTGGCGTACTACGCCACCGGGTTGCCGGACCGCGAGCGGCCGCCGCGCGCGGCCCCGCCATCGGGTCGCGGGCATGCCCAGGGTTCCCGTACGGAGGCGGCCGCGTCCGCAACGCCCGGAGACGCCCGGGGGTCCCTGGTGGAGCCGGCCGCAGCCCCGACGCCCGGGAACGCGCGTTCCCGCTCGGAACCGGCCCCGGAACCGGCCGGGGTCCCGGCGGCACCCGGGCAGGCTGGCGCCGGCGGGGTCCCGCCGGCGAGGGCATCCGCCCCCGCGCCCGTGCCGGTGCCGGTCCGCCACCTGCCCCGCACGCTGATCGCCGCCTGCCACCATGGGGTGGGCGTCTGCTACTGCGCCCTCAACCAGCTGGACCTGGCCGCCTACCATCTCGAGCGGGCCATCCAGCTGTACCGGGGCCGGGACCCCGCGCGCGTGCTGACGGCCACCCACGATCTCGGCGTCGTCCAGGCGCGCCAGGGGGCGTGGAGGCTGGGTCGGCAGCGCCTCCGGCAGTGCCTGGCGCGGTATCGCCGCATCGGCCGCCTCGACGGCGTGGCCAGCGTGCTGGTGGACCTGGCCAACCTTGAGCTGGCCGCGGGACGCCACCGCCGGGCGCTGGTGCTGGCGCGCATCGCCCGCTGCCGCGCCCGACAAGCCCAGCGACCGCGCCTGTACCTCAGTGCCATGGCCGTCGAGGCGCGCGCCCTGGACGCCCTCGACCCCTCCGCCGCCCGGGCCCTGGATGGGGT